From Fulvivirga lutea:
GTTATGTAGGAAGTAAGCGACCAGGCGATAAAGTGAATTTGAAGGTTAATCGTGCAGGTAAAGAGATGAACTTTGATGTGGTTCTAAAAAATAGAGAAGGGAATACCAAGATTGTGCGTGAGGAGAAAAGTGAATTACTTCTTTCACTAGGCATTGATCTTGAAGATTTATCGAATAAAGAGTTAAAGGAGCTCGATATAGACGCAGGAGTGAAAGTAAAGTCTATTAGAGCTGGAAAAGTGAGCCGTTTTACGGATATGCGAGAAGGCTTTATAATCACAAAAATTGATGGTAATTCGGTTTCTTCTAAAGACGAGGTAGTATCTATATTAAGTAGCAAAGAAGGTGGAATTTTGATCGAAGGAATTTACGATAAGAACTCTGAAACTTTCTATTACGGATTAGGTATGTAAAGTAATGAGAGTGTAAAATTTTAAAGAATTTTCATACTCATAATAAAAAAATTCGTATACTTAAAGACGACAAGATCTTTGAATTAATTTTGATAAGTAAAGCCTATGAAAAGACTCTTTAAGAAAGGTGAGCGGGTGAGAAATGTGCGAGACGGAAAAGTGATGGAAGTGTTAAAGTACATTAAAGACAAGAGCTCCTATGTAGTGGAATGTGCCTGGTTCGATTTAGAGAAAAAGGAAGTCAGGACACTAAAATTAAAACAAGATAAACTTTTAAAAGCGAGTTAAAAAGAGCCTCTCGAATCAATCGAGGGGCTTTTTTAATGTCCATAAATATATCAGGAGTAGTTATTGATTAAGGCAACTATATTTATTTAATCACATTTATTAAATTGAGTTGAAAATCCTAATCCAAAATGAAATATCTAACCCTCCTACTCTTTTTAATAAGCTCTGAACTACTAGCCCAAGAAAGACAAAACCCAATAATTTCTCCTTATGGAGGAATATATGATATACCAGAGGCAGCGGTTAAAGCGGATCCCAATATTGATTATAAGATTGTAATTGATATTGTGACCGAAAATGAAAACCCAGAAGAATTTAATTGGTCATTGAATAATGTAGCCAGGCTTCTCAATTTACATGTTGTTTCTGGCGCTGACCCAAAGAAGATAAATGTGGTTTTGGCAATACATGGTGGAGCGACCTATGCAATTGCGAAAGATTCTATTTACAAAAAGAAATACGGAGTAAATAATCCAAACAATCAACTAATTAAGGCGTTGAAAGATGCTGGGGTATTACTTACTGTGTGTGGGCAATCATTGATTTCGAGAAAAATTAGTGTTGATGAAGTAAATGAAAATGTTGAAATAGCAACTTCAATGCTCACAACTGTTACAACCTGTCAGCTTAAGGGATATGCCTATTTAAAATTTTAAAATAGTATCTAGTCTAGAAAGTTGATTTTTTGGAGTAAACTTTTCTGCTAGTGCTAGAGAATTTTCTTTCACTTTTATCAGTCTCGACTGCTCAAAATAGGGCGTCAGTTTTTCTACCAACTCTTCTGGTTTTTCAGGATGATAGTAAACACCCACATCGTGCTTTTCTACCAAAGATTTTAGCCAACCCTGAAAGTTGATGACAATCATTTTACCGCTGGCCAAGCCGTCAAAAAATTTGTTTGGGCTACCGGTGCCAAGTACGGGCACATTTTTAAAGGAAATGTAAATAGCATCAGTTATTGATAGAATAGAAGCCACTCCTTTCTTATCAGTTTGGTCTAAGAAGGTGATGTTTTTCAGTCCTTTATTTATAGCTATTATCTTAATTTTATTGAATTGTGCACCGCCACCAGCTACCACAATGTGAACATTCTCACTCGTAAGTTTTTCAGCAAAGCTGATCAGGTATTCGAGTTGGTTCGCCAACCCAACTGTACCCAGGTAAGAAATAACAAATTTGTTTTCAAGGTGAGATAATGACTCATTTACTTCGGCATTTTTAAATAAATCAATGTCTGCAAAATTTGTAATCACTTCGATAGTACAATTGGGGCATTTAGATTGAATGTAATCTTTAATGTCTGGTGACAACGCTACAATAGATTTCGCCTTCGAATAAAAAGACATTTCCCAGTTTCGCGTGATCCATTTAAGTAATGGATTATTAATTACACCTAATTGTATCGGTGCTTCTGGCCATAAATCCCCCACCTCAAAAATATATGGAGTGCCAAACCTTTTAAGTGCTCTGGTGGCAATAAAGCCAGTGGTAAGTGGAGTAGTAATTACATAGTTTAAATCGAATGGCTGGAGCTTTTTAATTAACCGATTCGCTTTCCACACAAAAATGAAAAATGCATGTATTCTACTTAAAAAGCTCAAATGGTTTTCATAATATACCGGCAGGTAATGAACATCATAACCTAAAGATTTATCAACAGAGTAAGCCCGATTATTTCTTGCAGTAATTACCGTAACGGTATGTCCTTTACTCTTTAAATAATTGGCAATGTAATAAGAGCGTATAGCACCACCTGTTTCAGGCGTCTTAAAGTATTGATGAATTAGGCAAATTTTCATGCCTTAGTCCCAAAATTCTTCTCGAAATACTTACAATACTGGCTGATTTTGCAATCCATACACTTTGGTTTTCTGGCCAGGCAAGTATACCTTCCGTGTAGAATTAACCAATGATGTGCTTTAGGTATAAATTCTTTTGGAATATGTTTAACTAATTGTTTTTCTACCTCCAAAGGAGTTTTTGCATTCTGATTTACAAGGCCAAGCCTTTTAGAAACTCTAAATACATGTGTATCTACTGCCATGGCAGGCTGATCGTAAATAACGGAAGCAATTACATTGGCAGTTTTTCTACCAACACCGGGCAGCTTCTGCAAGTCTTTAATATCTGAAGGCACCGTAGAATCAAATTCTTCTGTAAGCATTTTGGCCATGCCAATTAAATGCTTCGATTTGTTGTTAGGATAGGATACTGATTTAATGAGTGGAAAAACCTCATCGAAATGACTGGCAGCTAAATGCTCAGCGGTTGGAAATTTTTCGAAAAGTGCAGGCGTAATGGCATTTATTCTTTTATCTGTGCATTGGGCACTAAGAATCACTGCCACTAAAAGCTCGTACGGATTGTTGTAGTGCAACTCCGTTTCAGCCTCAGGTTGGTGCTCGTTAAAATATTCTATTAAATGTTCGTAGCGCTCTTTTCTTTGCATTTCCTATTTGTTGGAAAGCAAATTTAGAGATTTTGAATAATTGAGAATATTATTGGTTGCTTTGCTTGAAGGAGACTCAAGAACTGTATCTAAACGTTGCTTAACAACGCTAATTTCTTTGAATCTAGCTTCAAGCTCAGAATCACAAAGCAATGCTTTTTCTATCTCACTATTCTCTTCTTCTGTTGTTTCGTGATATGCGTACCTGATTAAATCATCTTGGGTAAAAGTTCTGATCATAGGCAATATTATATTGTTTCATTTTTTTCCTGAGATTAATCAGCGCGTATCTCATTCTGCCTAATGCCGTGTTTATACTTACCCCTGTTGACTCTGCAATATCCTGAAAACTCATATCCATGTAATGACGCATCACTAACACTTCTTTTTGAGCTTCAGGTAGTTCATTAATCAACTCCCTTAACTTAACATGGGTTTCCTTTCTAATTTGGGCAGATTCGAACGACCCCTCAGCAAACTCCATTGTATTAAACACCGGGCTACCATCTTCCATCACAATTGTGGGATAGCGCTTATCTTTTCTAAAGTTATCAATTGCCAGATTATGAGCAATTCTCAATATCCACGGCAAAAATTTACCTTCTTCATTATACCGACCCCCTTTGATCGTGCGAATAGCTTTGATAAATACCTCCTGTAACAGATCTTCTGCTACATATTTATCCTTTACAATTAAAAAAATGGTAGTAAAAACTCGGGACTTGTGCCTTTTGAGCAACTCTTCGAAAGCCTCTTCGCTACCGTTCTTGTAAAGTGATACCAACTGACTATCACTGATCTTATATTTCTCCATTAAGGTTTACAATTTAGTTAACGTAGAGGTCTATATCATATTGTTGCTCCCAGGGGTTTAATTGAAAAAAATATTAACACAAGGTCTCAAATGTAAAAAAATATAAATCGAACATGCAAAACATTTTGAAATTATTTTTGATTTAAAAAATTATTCACTTCATTAAAACTTATTCGAATATATTGCGTGTAATAGTCGCTTTATTTTATACATTGGCGCTGAAAATTTAATTAAACAAAACCCTTAAATACATTTAAACTACTTTCTATTATTTGATTTCATGGAAAAGAAACGAGTTATAAAAAGCCTTGAAAATTTAGATTCTGATCTAAAGGCATTGCTCAAAAAACATTATCCGGATGGC
This genomic window contains:
- a CDS encoding DsrE family protein — encoded protein: MKYLTLLLFLISSELLAQERQNPIISPYGGIYDIPEAAVKADPNIDYKIVIDIVTENENPEEFNWSLNNVARLLNLHVVSGADPKKINVVLAIHGGATYAIAKDSIYKKKYGVNNPNNQLIKALKDAGVLLTVCGQSLISRKISVDEVNENVEIATSMLTTVTTCQLKGYAYLKF
- a CDS encoding glycosyltransferase family 4 protein yields the protein MKICLIHQYFKTPETGGAIRSYYIANYLKSKGHTVTVITARNNRAYSVDKSLGYDVHYLPVYYENHLSFLSRIHAFFIFVWKANRLIKKLQPFDLNYVITTPLTTGFIATRALKRFGTPYIFEVGDLWPEAPIQLGVINNPLLKWITRNWEMSFYSKAKSIVALSPDIKDYIQSKCPNCTIEVITNFADIDLFKNAEVNESLSHLENKFVISYLGTVGLANQLEYLISFAEKLTSENVHIVVAGGGAQFNKIKIIAINKGLKNITFLDQTDKKGVASILSITDAIYISFKNVPVLGTGSPNKFFDGLASGKMIVINFQGWLKSLVEKHDVGVYYHPEKPEELVEKLTPYFEQSRLIKVKENSLALAEKFTPKNQLSRLDTILKF
- the nth gene encoding endonuclease III: MQRKERYEHLIEYFNEHQPEAETELHYNNPYELLVAVILSAQCTDKRINAITPALFEKFPTAEHLAASHFDEVFPLIKSVSYPNNKSKHLIGMAKMLTEEFDSTVPSDIKDLQKLPGVGRKTANVIASVIYDQPAMAVDTHVFRVSKRLGLVNQNAKTPLEVEKQLVKHIPKEFIPKAHHWLILHGRYTCLARKPKCMDCKISQYCKYFEKNFGTKA
- a CDS encoding RNA polymerase sigma factor — translated: MEKYKISDSQLVSLYKNGSEEAFEELLKRHKSRVFTTIFLIVKDKYVAEDLLQEVFIKAIRTIKGGRYNEEGKFLPWILRIAHNLAIDNFRKDKRYPTIVMEDGSPVFNTMEFAEGSFESAQIRKETHVKLRELINELPEAQKEVLVMRHYMDMSFQDIAESTGVSINTALGRMRYALINLRKKMKQYNIAYDQNFYPR